From a region of the Primulina eburnea isolate SZY01 chromosome 7, ASM2296580v1, whole genome shotgun sequence genome:
- the LOC140836338 gene encoding patatin-like protein 3 produces MEKMAILFSLKWLTTLHFLLLPIATAQTKGTTVTILSIDGGGIRGIIPGTILAFLESKLQELDGPNARVADYFDVIAGTSTGGLVATMITAPDKDNRPIFAARNITSFYLEHGPKIFPDSVRNSFVSKVTNLIGGPKYDGKYLRSLVKGLLGNLTISQTLTNVVIPTFDLKKLQPVVFTTKDGKSNHVSKNALLSDVCLGTSAAPTFLPPHYFEIKDSNGSIRTFDLIDGGVAANNPTLMAMTHISKEILMNNFDVVDMQPLDSNRMLVLSLGTGIAQLEEKYNAKDAAKWGLLAWVYNNGATPLIDAFGDASSDMVDIHVSTVFQSLQNEQNYLRIQEDKLAGDASSLDISTIKNLQTLVQIGDSLLKKPVSRVNLETGKPEAVPGEGTNEEALVRFAKFLSEEKKFRSS; encoded by the exons ATGGAGAAGATGGCTATCTTGTTTTCACTCAAATGGCTCACAACTCTCCATTTCTTGCTACTTCCAATCGCTACAGCTCAAACTAAAGGTACAACGGTGACAATCTTGAGCATTGACGGTGGTGGAATTAGAGGTATTATCCCTGGAACCATTCTTGCCTTCCTCGAATCCAAACTCCAG GAATTGGATGGCCCAAATGCAAGAGTTGCAGATTATTTTGACGTAATTGCAGGGACAAGCACTGGAGGTCTTGTTGCTACTATGATCACTGCTCCTGATAAGGATAATCGCCCCATATTTGCTGCAAGAAACATTACAAGCTTCTACCTGGAGCATGGCCCAAAGATCTTCCCCGACAGTGT CCGAAACAGCTTCGTGAGCAAGGTCACAAATTTGATTGGCGGGCCAAAGTATGATGGGAAGTACTTGAGATCATTGGTCAAGGGGTTATTAGGCAATCTTACAATCAGTCAGACGTTAACAAACGTGGTCATACCTACATTTGATCTAAAGAAACTCCAACCGGTTGTCTTCACGACAAAAGat GGAAAATCAAATCATGTTTCCAAGAATGCCCTGTTATCAGATGTGTGCTTGGGTACCTCTGCGGCTCCCACTTTTCTTCCACCACACTATTTCGAGATTAAGGATTCAAATGGAAGCATACGCACATTCGATCTTATCGATGGAGGAGTTGCTGCGAACAATCCA ACACTAATGGCCATGACACACATATCCAAAGAAATATTGATGAATAATTTTGATGTTGTGGACATGCAACCACTAGACAGTAACAGGATGCTGGTGCTGTCACTTGGCACAGGAATAGCCCAACTAGAAGAGAAATATAACGCTAAGGATGCAGCCAAGTGGGGCTTACTAGCATGGGTGTACAATAATGGTGCCACTCCATTGATTGATGCTTTTGGAGACGCAAGCTCTGATATGGTTGATATCCACGTCTCGACTGTTTTCCAGTCCCTACAAAACGAACAAAATTACCTTCGCATTCAg GAGGACAAATTGGCTGGAGATGCATCATCGCTTGATATTTCAACTATCAAGAATTTGCAGACTCTGGTGCAAATTGGTGACAGTTTACTAAAAAAGCCGGTCTCAAGAGTTAATTTGGAGACGGGCAAACCCGAGGCGGTTCCAGGAGAGGGCACGAACGAAGAAGCTCTTGTCCGGTTCGCAAAGTTTCTGTCTGAGGAGAAGAAGTTCCGGTCTAGTTAG
- the LOC140836339 gene encoding uncharacterized protein isoform X1, with protein MLSFQAGPSRLQYIKDVEYESGLIFCLPDSRSNSNSPRKPDGNQDPLIIKPPKKSQASLRALVLAFAVVCSLYTCTVCLNQANFYTRQKFGSFEVNPTQRCHDIGIDRSQTPYFHYPNPTTFSRAECACNPVRLFAIVSMQRSGSGWFETFLNSHGNVSSNGEIFSVMERRSNVSSILSTLDQVFNMDWFTSASKNQCSAAIGFKWMLNQGLMECHKEIVEYFNDRGVSVIFLFRKNHLRRMVSVLANSYDRNAKLLNGIHKSHVHSRQEADTLAGYKPTIHLTSLMMDLKQMENMVLDALDYFRSTRHMVLYYEDLLKNRTKLMEAQKFLALPQMELTSRQVKIHKGPLSEHVKNWDDVKRTLKGTTYESFLHRD; from the exons ATGTTGTCTTTTCAAGCGGGCCCCTCCAGACTCCAGTATATCAAAGATGTTGAATATGAATCAGGTTTAATTTTTTGTCTCCCCGATTCCAGGTCTAATTCCAATTCCCCGAGAAAGCCGGACGGGAATCAG GACCCTCTAATCATTAAACCGCCCAAGAAATCCCAAGCTTCATTAAGGGCGTTAGTCTTAGCATTCGCTGTAGTGTGCAGTCTATACACATGTACAGTATGTCTAAATCAAGCCAATTTTTATACCCGTCAAAAATTTGGAAGCTTTGAAGTTAATCCAACGCAGCGGTGTCATGATATTGGCATTGATAGATCTCAAACTCCATACTTTCATTACCCAAATCCCACGACCTTTAGCAG GGCCGAATGTGCTTGCAATCCGGTGCGCTTGTTTGCCATTGTGTCTATGCAAAGATCCGGAAGTGGCTGGTTTGAGACATTTTTAAATAGTCATGGTAATGTTAGTTCTAATGGAGAGATATTTTCCGTTATGGAAAGGAGAAGCAATGTTTCTTCAATATTGTCGACTCTAGACCAAGTTTTCAATATGGACTGGTTTACTAGTGCATCTAAGAATCAATGCTCGGCTGCCATTGGATTCAAGTGGATGCTTAATCAG GGATTGATGGAATGTCACAAAGaaatagttgaatatttcaaCGACAGGGGTGTCTCTGTAATTTTTCTCTTTCGGAAAAATCATCTGCGCAGGATGGTTTCAGTGCTCGCTAATTCCTACGATCGAAATGCTAAACTCTTGAATGGTATTCACAAGTCCCATGTGCATTCACGTCAAGAG GCCGATACTCTTGCTGGATATAAACCAACAATCCATTTAACATCACTTATGATGGATCTCAAGCAAATGGAGAATATGGTTTTGGATGCATTAGATTATTTCCGCAGCACCAGACATATGGTTCTTTATTATGAAGACCTACTAAAGAATCGTACT AAACTGATGGAAGCGCAAAAATTTTTGGCGTTGCCACAAATGGAGCTAACCAGTCGCCAAGTCAAGATACACAAAGGACCACTCTCAGAACATGTGAAGAACTGGGATGACGTTAAAAGAACTCTCAAAGGAACTACTTACGAGAGCTTCCTGCACAGAGACTAA
- the LOC140836339 gene encoding uncharacterized protein isoform X2, with amino-acid sequence MGEDICLFTKDPLIIKPPKKSQASLRALVLAFAVVCSLYTCTVCLNQANFYTRQKFGSFEVNPTQRCHDIGIDRSQTPYFHYPNPTTFSRAECACNPVRLFAIVSMQRSGSGWFETFLNSHGNVSSNGEIFSVMERRSNVSSILSTLDQVFNMDWFTSASKNQCSAAIGFKWMLNQGLMECHKEIVEYFNDRGVSVIFLFRKNHLRRMVSVLANSYDRNAKLLNGIHKSHVHSRQEADTLAGYKPTIHLTSLMMDLKQMENMVLDALDYFRSTRHMVLYYEDLLKNRTKLMEAQKFLALPQMELTSRQVKIHKGPLSEHVKNWDDVKRTLKGTTYESFLHRD; translated from the exons ATGGGCGAAGATATCTGTCTCTTCACCAAG GACCCTCTAATCATTAAACCGCCCAAGAAATCCCAAGCTTCATTAAGGGCGTTAGTCTTAGCATTCGCTGTAGTGTGCAGTCTATACACATGTACAGTATGTCTAAATCAAGCCAATTTTTATACCCGTCAAAAATTTGGAAGCTTTGAAGTTAATCCAACGCAGCGGTGTCATGATATTGGCATTGATAGATCTCAAACTCCATACTTTCATTACCCAAATCCCACGACCTTTAGCAG GGCCGAATGTGCTTGCAATCCGGTGCGCTTGTTTGCCATTGTGTCTATGCAAAGATCCGGAAGTGGCTGGTTTGAGACATTTTTAAATAGTCATGGTAATGTTAGTTCTAATGGAGAGATATTTTCCGTTATGGAAAGGAGAAGCAATGTTTCTTCAATATTGTCGACTCTAGACCAAGTTTTCAATATGGACTGGTTTACTAGTGCATCTAAGAATCAATGCTCGGCTGCCATTGGATTCAAGTGGATGCTTAATCAG GGATTGATGGAATGTCACAAAGaaatagttgaatatttcaaCGACAGGGGTGTCTCTGTAATTTTTCTCTTTCGGAAAAATCATCTGCGCAGGATGGTTTCAGTGCTCGCTAATTCCTACGATCGAAATGCTAAACTCTTGAATGGTATTCACAAGTCCCATGTGCATTCACGTCAAGAG GCCGATACTCTTGCTGGATATAAACCAACAATCCATTTAACATCACTTATGATGGATCTCAAGCAAATGGAGAATATGGTTTTGGATGCATTAGATTATTTCCGCAGCACCAGACATATGGTTCTTTATTATGAAGACCTACTAAAGAATCGTACT AAACTGATGGAAGCGCAAAAATTTTTGGCGTTGCCACAAATGGAGCTAACCAGTCGCCAAGTCAAGATACACAAAGGACCACTCTCAGAACATGTGAAGAACTGGGATGACGTTAAAAGAACTCTCAAAGGAACTACTTACGAGAGCTTCCTGCACAGAGACTAA
- the LOC140836339 gene encoding uncharacterized protein isoform X3, which translates to MLNMNQDPLIIKPPKKSQASLRALVLAFAVVCSLYTCTVCLNQANFYTRQKFGSFEVNPTQRCHDIGIDRSQTPYFHYPNPTTFSRAECACNPVRLFAIVSMQRSGSGWFETFLNSHGNVSSNGEIFSVMERRSNVSSILSTLDQVFNMDWFTSASKNQCSAAIGFKWMLNQGLMECHKEIVEYFNDRGVSVIFLFRKNHLRRMVSVLANSYDRNAKLLNGIHKSHVHSRQEADTLAGYKPTIHLTSLMMDLKQMENMVLDALDYFRSTRHMVLYYEDLLKNRTKLMEAQKFLALPQMELTSRQVKIHKGPLSEHVKNWDDVKRTLKGTTYESFLHRD; encoded by the exons ATGTTGAATATGAATCAG GACCCTCTAATCATTAAACCGCCCAAGAAATCCCAAGCTTCATTAAGGGCGTTAGTCTTAGCATTCGCTGTAGTGTGCAGTCTATACACATGTACAGTATGTCTAAATCAAGCCAATTTTTATACCCGTCAAAAATTTGGAAGCTTTGAAGTTAATCCAACGCAGCGGTGTCATGATATTGGCATTGATAGATCTCAAACTCCATACTTTCATTACCCAAATCCCACGACCTTTAGCAG GGCCGAATGTGCTTGCAATCCGGTGCGCTTGTTTGCCATTGTGTCTATGCAAAGATCCGGAAGTGGCTGGTTTGAGACATTTTTAAATAGTCATGGTAATGTTAGTTCTAATGGAGAGATATTTTCCGTTATGGAAAGGAGAAGCAATGTTTCTTCAATATTGTCGACTCTAGACCAAGTTTTCAATATGGACTGGTTTACTAGTGCATCTAAGAATCAATGCTCGGCTGCCATTGGATTCAAGTGGATGCTTAATCAG GGATTGATGGAATGTCACAAAGaaatagttgaatatttcaaCGACAGGGGTGTCTCTGTAATTTTTCTCTTTCGGAAAAATCATCTGCGCAGGATGGTTTCAGTGCTCGCTAATTCCTACGATCGAAATGCTAAACTCTTGAATGGTATTCACAAGTCCCATGTGCATTCACGTCAAGAG GCCGATACTCTTGCTGGATATAAACCAACAATCCATTTAACATCACTTATGATGGATCTCAAGCAAATGGAGAATATGGTTTTGGATGCATTAGATTATTTCCGCAGCACCAGACATATGGTTCTTTATTATGAAGACCTACTAAAGAATCGTACT AAACTGATGGAAGCGCAAAAATTTTTGGCGTTGCCACAAATGGAGCTAACCAGTCGCCAAGTCAAGATACACAAAGGACCACTCTCAGAACATGTGAAGAACTGGGATGACGTTAAAAGAACTCTCAAAGGAACTACTTACGAGAGCTTCCTGCACAGAGACTAA
- the LOC140836340 gene encoding uncharacterized protein isoform X2, with protein sequence MENAASGKKRKLVLEGSELLAHLFQLKTRRLASLTSANLLNCEYSTCQCVVSSDNVVTCSSHGSSELEKIQKENIDEETRDSLDCRERSERSPLIEVQAESGELESTARPLESNSRRPSTAEKMPSGYELEEFFAAAEKNLQKKFIDKYNFDIAKDEPLEGRYEWVHIQPKP encoded by the exons ATGGAAAATGCGGCGTCGGGGAAGAAGAGAAAGCTTGTTTTAGAAGGATCGGAGCTTCTCGCGCACTTATTTCAGCTCAAAACGCGGCGTTTAGCCTCCTTGACATCGGCGAATTTGCTGAATTGTGAATATTCGACATGCCAATGCGTAGTTAGTTCGGATAATGTTGTTACATGCTCGAGTCATGGATCGAGTGAACTGGAGAAG ATTCAGAAGGAGAATATTGATGAAGAGACTCGCGATTCGTTGGATTGCAGAGAGAG GAGTGAAAGATCACCGTTGATCGAGGTTCAAGCTGAGTCAGGCGAGCTGGAGTCGACGGCAAGGCCACTCGAATCAAATTCTCGCCGGCCTTCCACAGCGGAAAAGATGCCATCCGGATATGAACTCGAAGAATTTTTCGCGGCCGCTGAAAAAAATCTGCAGAAAAAATTCATTGACAA GTATAACTTTGACATAGCGAAGGATGAGCCACTAGAGGGGCGCTACGAGTGGGTTCACATCCAACCAAAGCCATAA
- the LOC140836340 gene encoding cyclin-dependent kinase inhibitor 6-like isoform X1: protein MENAASGKKRKLVLEGSELLAHLFQLKTRRLASLTSANLLNCEYSTCQCVVSSDNVVTCSSHGSSELEKASSTFLDLEIQKENIDEETRDSLDCRERSERSPLIEVQAESGELESTARPLESNSRRPSTAEKMPSGYELEEFFAAAEKNLQKKFIDKYNFDIAKDEPLEGRYEWVHIQPKP, encoded by the exons ATGGAAAATGCGGCGTCGGGGAAGAAGAGAAAGCTTGTTTTAGAAGGATCGGAGCTTCTCGCGCACTTATTTCAGCTCAAAACGCGGCGTTTAGCCTCCTTGACATCGGCGAATTTGCTGAATTGTGAATATTCGACATGCCAATGCGTAGTTAGTTCGGATAATGTTGTTACATGCTCGAGTCATGGATCGAGTGAACTGGAGAAGGCGAGTTCCACATTTTTAGATCTGGAG ATTCAGAAGGAGAATATTGATGAAGAGACTCGCGATTCGTTGGATTGCAGAGAGAG GAGTGAAAGATCACCGTTGATCGAGGTTCAAGCTGAGTCAGGCGAGCTGGAGTCGACGGCAAGGCCACTCGAATCAAATTCTCGCCGGCCTTCCACAGCGGAAAAGATGCCATCCGGATATGAACTCGAAGAATTTTTCGCGGCCGCTGAAAAAAATCTGCAGAAAAAATTCATTGACAA GTATAACTTTGACATAGCGAAGGATGAGCCACTAGAGGGGCGCTACGAGTGGGTTCACATCCAACCAAAGCCATAA
- the LOC140836342 gene encoding B3 domain-containing protein Os01g0234100-like isoform X2, with translation MKLKIVHQNQENREVGEPVMKKESLDMDQMAETPTRPSPEDESTKPNSPSREGKRKRKRKEMMGEAWPNISRNMRKKKTFVPKSEDGTPDCGGMLVSEGDASIGGSSIRAQFKSPTMIRAEEVQSSLGNEQPSFLKVLVRSHVASCFWMGLPVPFCKLHLPSKDTTAVLENETGEEFEIKYIAHKTGLSAGWRKFVAGNKLVEGDVLIFQLIGPCRFKVYIIRANDLNEVDGALSLLILDSQTKQSDAEGTIDAQSKKKRRPKSLPLTVVQKKKQKESPVPRIGQPEELSANDSEEVASEVLECSKFSGSAYHFKDVKSFEEFHIVLHGVCIDLELPKHIRRKYYDLCCSKNTFLHDRLLPGLSCKLASGMIFEAVNTADAIRGCNLTTPRNEFDVWEKSLRSFELLGLKVGFLRSRLHRLVSMSFESEDAVDTRRYLDAKIKRGQAEEEIRNLEAKLVEMKELSTKYDNEIEILKVKAEKYELKFQEEANSPW, from the exons ATGAAACTGAAAATagttcatcaaaatcaagaaaatcGAGAAGTTGGAGAGCCAGTGATGAAGAAGGAATCGTTGGATATGGATCAGATGGCGGAAACCCCGACGCGTCCTTCACCTGAGGATGAGTCGACGAAGCCGAATTCGCCGAGTCGGGAG GGTAAGAGGAAGAGAAAGCGTAAAGAGATGATGGGCGAAGCTTGGCCCAATATTTCGAGGAACATGAGGAAGAAGAAGACCTTTGTTCCCAAATCCGAAGAT GGAACACCTGACTGTGGAGGAATGTTGGTAAG TGAAGGAGATGCCTCCATTGGTGGGTCAAGTATTCGCGCCCAATTCAAGTCACCCACCATGATTCGAGCCGAGGAGGTTCAGTCAAGCTTGGGCAATGAGCAGCCCAGTTTTTTGAAAGTCTTAGTTAGATCTCATGTAGCCAGTTGTTTTTGGATG GGGCTTCCAGTTCCCTTCTGCAAGCTACATTTACCAAGCAAAGACACCACAGCTGTTCTCGAAAACGAGACTGGTGAggaatttgaaataaaatatattgcACATAAGACAGGACTTAGTGCAGGATGGAGGAAATTTGTTGCTGGAAACAAATTAGTTGAAGGAGATGTTTTGATATTCCAACTGATTGGACCATGCCGATTTAAG GTGTACATAATAAGGGCAAATGATTTAAACGAAGTAGATGGCGCACTTAGCCTACTAATTTTGGATTCTCAAACAAAGCAAAGTGACGCGG AGGGAACTATCGATGCCCAAAGCAAGAAAAAACGACGTCCGAAATCTCTTCCCTTAACAGTTGTGCAGAAAAAGAAGCAAAAGGAAAGTCCAGTGCCTCGAATTGGACAACCAGAGGAGCTTTCTGCAAATGACAGCGAAGAGGTTGCTTCCGAGGTTTTAGAATGTTCCAAGTTCTCTGGATCCGCTTACCATTTTAAGGATGTTAAAAGCTTCGAGGAATTTCACATTGTGCTCCATGGAGTATGCATCGATCTTGAGCTTCCCAAACACATCCGTCGAAAATACTACGACCTATGCTGCAGCAAAAACACTTTTCTTCATGATCGACTCCTCCCAGGGCTTTCCTGTAAGTTAGCTTCTGGCATGATTTTTGAGGCAGTCAATACCGCTGATGCTATAAGAGGGTGTAACCTCACGACCCCGAGAAATGAATTTGACGTCTGGGAAAAATCATTGAGGTCTTTCGAACTTCTTGGCTTAAAGGTTGGATTTTTACGGTCTCGATTGCATCGTCTCGTGAGTATGTCTTTTGAGTCGGAAGATGCGGTTGATACGAGAAGGTATTTGGATGCCAAGATCAAGCGTGGTCAGGCTGAAGAAGAGATTCGAAATCTAGAAGCGAAGCTCGTGGAGATGAAAGAATTATCTACAAAATATGATAATGAGATCGAGATTTTGAAGGTGAAAGCGGAGAAGTATGAGCTGAAGTTTCAAGAAGAGGCTAATTCCCCCTGGTAG
- the LOC140836342 gene encoding B3 domain-containing protein Os01g0234100-like isoform X1, translated as MKLKIVHQNQENREVGEPVMKKESLDMDQMAETPTRPSPEDESTKPNSPSREVSPIADVHPSLFLGKRKRKRKEMMGEAWPNISRNMRKKKTFVPKSEDGTPDCGGMLVSEGDASIGGSSIRAQFKSPTMIRAEEVQSSLGNEQPSFLKVLVRSHVASCFWMGLPVPFCKLHLPSKDTTAVLENETGEEFEIKYIAHKTGLSAGWRKFVAGNKLVEGDVLIFQLIGPCRFKVYIIRANDLNEVDGALSLLILDSQTKQSDAEGTIDAQSKKKRRPKSLPLTVVQKKKQKESPVPRIGQPEELSANDSEEVASEVLECSKFSGSAYHFKDVKSFEEFHIVLHGVCIDLELPKHIRRKYYDLCCSKNTFLHDRLLPGLSCKLASGMIFEAVNTADAIRGCNLTTPRNEFDVWEKSLRSFELLGLKVGFLRSRLHRLVSMSFESEDAVDTRRYLDAKIKRGQAEEEIRNLEAKLVEMKELSTKYDNEIEILKVKAEKYELKFQEEANSPW; from the exons ATGAAACTGAAAATagttcatcaaaatcaagaaaatcGAGAAGTTGGAGAGCCAGTGATGAAGAAGGAATCGTTGGATATGGATCAGATGGCGGAAACCCCGACGCGTCCTTCACCTGAGGATGAGTCGACGAAGCCGAATTCGCCGAGTCGGGAGGTTTCTCCTATTGCTGATGTTCACCCATCGCTGTTTTTA GGTAAGAGGAAGAGAAAGCGTAAAGAGATGATGGGCGAAGCTTGGCCCAATATTTCGAGGAACATGAGGAAGAAGAAGACCTTTGTTCCCAAATCCGAAGAT GGAACACCTGACTGTGGAGGAATGTTGGTAAG TGAAGGAGATGCCTCCATTGGTGGGTCAAGTATTCGCGCCCAATTCAAGTCACCCACCATGATTCGAGCCGAGGAGGTTCAGTCAAGCTTGGGCAATGAGCAGCCCAGTTTTTTGAAAGTCTTAGTTAGATCTCATGTAGCCAGTTGTTTTTGGATG GGGCTTCCAGTTCCCTTCTGCAAGCTACATTTACCAAGCAAAGACACCACAGCTGTTCTCGAAAACGAGACTGGTGAggaatttgaaataaaatatattgcACATAAGACAGGACTTAGTGCAGGATGGAGGAAATTTGTTGCTGGAAACAAATTAGTTGAAGGAGATGTTTTGATATTCCAACTGATTGGACCATGCCGATTTAAG GTGTACATAATAAGGGCAAATGATTTAAACGAAGTAGATGGCGCACTTAGCCTACTAATTTTGGATTCTCAAACAAAGCAAAGTGACGCGG AGGGAACTATCGATGCCCAAAGCAAGAAAAAACGACGTCCGAAATCTCTTCCCTTAACAGTTGTGCAGAAAAAGAAGCAAAAGGAAAGTCCAGTGCCTCGAATTGGACAACCAGAGGAGCTTTCTGCAAATGACAGCGAAGAGGTTGCTTCCGAGGTTTTAGAATGTTCCAAGTTCTCTGGATCCGCTTACCATTTTAAGGATGTTAAAAGCTTCGAGGAATTTCACATTGTGCTCCATGGAGTATGCATCGATCTTGAGCTTCCCAAACACATCCGTCGAAAATACTACGACCTATGCTGCAGCAAAAACACTTTTCTTCATGATCGACTCCTCCCAGGGCTTTCCTGTAAGTTAGCTTCTGGCATGATTTTTGAGGCAGTCAATACCGCTGATGCTATAAGAGGGTGTAACCTCACGACCCCGAGAAATGAATTTGACGTCTGGGAAAAATCATTGAGGTCTTTCGAACTTCTTGGCTTAAAGGTTGGATTTTTACGGTCTCGATTGCATCGTCTCGTGAGTATGTCTTTTGAGTCGGAAGATGCGGTTGATACGAGAAGGTATTTGGATGCCAAGATCAAGCGTGGTCAGGCTGAAGAAGAGATTCGAAATCTAGAAGCGAAGCTCGTGGAGATGAAAGAATTATCTACAAAATATGATAATGAGATCGAGATTTTGAAGGTGAAAGCGGAGAAGTATGAGCTGAAGTTTCAAGAAGAGGCTAATTCCCCCTGGTAG